One part of the Ralstonia pickettii genome encodes these proteins:
- a CDS encoding RluA family pseudouridine synthase, which translates to MNELRHPFDGRIQQAGRGTLGDALDGKSVAYVEIGEEAEGQRIDNFLMRVAKGVPKSHIYRILRSGEVRVNKGRIDAEYRLKLGDLVRIPPLRIAQQVEAARPVPAAEFTILHEDTHLLVIDKPAGVAVHGGSGVAFGVIEQLRQSRPDAKFLELVHRLDRETSGVLLLAKKRSALVALHEQIREGQLDKRYFAAVKGVWPHKRQHIKSPLYKYTTPEGERRVRVQADGQASHTIFNKVGVFGPYTLLEAELKTGRTHQIRVHLAHAGFPILGDDKYGDFALNKVLSRANASPRLARMFLHAHRLQLTHPHSGEVVTFNAPLPAECTDFLNAFQGPDSDAAAAL; encoded by the coding sequence ATGAATGAGTTACGCCATCCATTTGATGGCCGCATTCAACAGGCCGGACGTGGCACACTCGGCGACGCACTCGACGGCAAGTCAGTCGCCTATGTCGAAATCGGTGAAGAAGCCGAAGGGCAGCGCATCGACAATTTTCTGATGCGCGTGGCCAAGGGCGTGCCTAAAAGCCATATCTACCGCATCCTGCGCTCCGGCGAGGTGCGAGTCAACAAAGGCCGCATCGACGCGGAATACCGTCTGAAACTCGGCGATCTGGTTCGTATTCCGCCGCTGCGGATTGCCCAGCAGGTGGAAGCGGCCCGCCCTGTGCCGGCGGCAGAATTCACGATCCTTCACGAAGATACGCATCTTTTGGTGATCGACAAGCCCGCCGGGGTGGCCGTGCACGGCGGCTCCGGGGTGGCCTTCGGGGTGATTGAACAATTGCGTCAGTCGCGCCCGGACGCCAAGTTCCTGGAACTGGTGCACCGCCTTGACCGCGAAACGTCTGGCGTGCTGCTGCTTGCCAAAAAACGTTCTGCACTGGTGGCGCTGCACGAGCAGATCCGCGAAGGCCAGTTGGACAAGCGGTACTTTGCGGCGGTGAAGGGCGTCTGGCCGCACAAGCGACAACACATCAAATCGCCACTGTATAAATACACTACACCGGAGGGCGAGCGCCGCGTACGCGTGCAGGCCGATGGGCAGGCGTCGCACACGATCTTCAACAAGGTCGGCGTGTTTGGCCCATACACGTTGCTGGAGGCCGAACTGAAGACGGGGCGCACGCACCAGATTCGGGTGCATCTGGCGCACGCCGGTTTTCCGATCCTGGGCGACGACAAGTACGGCGACTTTGCCCTGAACAAAGTGCTATCCCGCGCGAATGCTTCGCCGCGACTGGCGCGGATGTTCTTGCATGCGCATCGCCTACAACTGACGCATCCGCATAGCGGTGAAGTCGTCACGTTCAATGCGCCGTTGCCCGCCGAATGTACCGATTTCCTCAACGCTTTCCAGGGCCCCGATTCCGATGCCGCAGCAGCGCTTTGA
- a CDS encoding HAD-IA family hydrolase, with product MPQQRFDLIVFDWDGTLMDSTSAITRSIQLACRDLDLPVPDDARASHVIGLGLRDALEYAVPTLDPADYGKLADRYRFHYLSRDAHLVLFPGVREMLEALRRQNYLLAVATGKSRVGLQRAMEATNLTGVFDNTRCADETFSKPHPAMLLELTRDLGMEVERTVMIGDTTHDLQMAANAGAAGVAVTYGAHPADVLDSLTPLYSAKSVPDLHNWLTQHA from the coding sequence ATGCCGCAGCAGCGCTTTGATCTGATCGTCTTCGATTGGGATGGCACGTTGATGGATTCGACGTCGGCCATCACCCGGTCGATCCAGCTCGCATGCCGGGATCTTGACCTGCCGGTGCCCGACGATGCACGGGCGAGCCACGTGATTGGCCTGGGCCTGCGGGATGCGCTCGAATATGCCGTCCCGACGCTTGATCCCGCCGACTACGGCAAGCTGGCGGACCGGTATCGTTTCCATTACCTCAGCCGTGATGCGCATCTCGTCCTGTTTCCGGGCGTGCGAGAAATGCTGGAAGCACTGCGCCGCCAGAACTATCTGCTGGCTGTGGCGACGGGCAAGTCCCGCGTGGGCCTGCAACGTGCAATGGAGGCGACAAATCTGACGGGCGTGTTCGACAACACCCGTTGCGCCGATGAGACGTTCTCTAAGCCGCACCCCGCCATGCTGCTCGAACTCACGCGCGATCTCGGCATGGAGGTCGAGCGCACGGTGATGATCGGCGACACGACGCACGATCTGCAAATGGCCGCCAATGCCGGCGCCGCCGGCGTGGCCGTCACATACGGCGCGCATCCTGCCGATGTGCTGGATTCGCTTACGCCGTTGTATAGCGCCAAGTCGGTTCCGGATTTACACAATTGGCTGACGCAACATGCCTGA
- a CDS encoding Rieske (2Fe-2S) protein: MPEMVEPVRVCESAALEDGGLGVRFQVDVRGRLVSAFVVRYAGEAHGYLNQCAHVPMEMDWQEGQFFESSGLYLMCATHGAIYEPDTGRCVGGPCRGSHLSKLEVAERDGAVWWQPDTLFRAPVSAPEPTPSA; the protein is encoded by the coding sequence ATGCCTGAGATGGTCGAGCCCGTTCGTGTATGTGAAAGCGCAGCGTTGGAAGATGGCGGCTTAGGTGTCCGGTTTCAGGTGGACGTGCGCGGTCGGCTCGTCAGCGCGTTCGTCGTCCGCTACGCCGGCGAGGCTCATGGTTATCTGAACCAGTGCGCACACGTGCCGATGGAAATGGACTGGCAGGAAGGCCAGTTTTTCGAAAGCTCTGGTCTGTATCTGATGTGCGCGACGCATGGTGCCATTTACGAGCCGGATACTGGCCGGTGCGTCGGCGGGCCTTGCCGGGGTTCGCATTTGTCCAAGCTTGAGGTTGCCGAGCGCGACGGCGCAGTCTGGTGGCAGCCGGATACGCTATTCCGAGCGCCCGTGTCCGCGCCCGAACCAACACCTTCTGCCTAG
- a CDS encoding S49 family peptidase, which produces MTDSIPPKGPDDAPNEGAGKPEALEVAQHADHPLEAELRNPPPSASAASAPAGGWEREVLEKVLMATVREQRAARRWRIFFRFVALGLIGVLIYAFASLEGETVSTGRHTAIVTLEGEIAANTNASAENINASLQAAFADDNTVGVILKINSPGGSPVQAGMINDEIRRLRAKYKKIPLYVVVEEMCASGGYYVAAAADKIYVDKASIVGSIGVLMDGFGFTGLMDKVGVERRLLTAGSNKGMLDPFSPVSPQQKQYAQEMLDQVHQQFIDVVKQGRGNRLKDDPTLFTGLFWTGAKAVDLGLADAIGSSDFVARSVIKAPDVVDYTVKENFASRVARKLGTAMGAGAVKALATTGQLKLLMKE; this is translated from the coding sequence ATGACTGACTCGATTCCGCCGAAAGGGCCCGACGACGCCCCCAACGAGGGTGCAGGCAAACCAGAAGCGCTGGAAGTCGCACAGCATGCGGATCATCCGCTTGAAGCCGAATTGCGTAACCCGCCCCCATCGGCATCGGCAGCCTCTGCGCCGGCCGGCGGCTGGGAGCGTGAGGTACTCGAAAAAGTCCTGATGGCAACGGTCCGTGAGCAGCGCGCCGCGCGCCGCTGGCGCATCTTTTTCCGCTTCGTGGCGCTGGGCCTGATCGGAGTGCTTATTTATGCGTTCGCCAGCTTGGAGGGCGAAACCGTCAGCACGGGCCGCCACACAGCGATTGTCACGCTCGAGGGTGAAATTGCGGCCAACACAAACGCCAGCGCCGAAAACATCAACGCATCCTTGCAGGCCGCGTTTGCAGATGACAACACCGTCGGTGTGATCCTGAAGATCAATTCGCCGGGCGGCTCGCCGGTGCAGGCGGGCATGATCAACGATGAAATCCGCCGTCTTCGCGCCAAGTACAAGAAGATTCCGCTATACGTCGTTGTAGAAGAAATGTGTGCGTCAGGCGGTTACTACGTGGCTGCCGCTGCTGACAAGATTTACGTCGACAAGGCCAGCATCGTCGGTTCGATCGGCGTGCTGATGGACGGCTTCGGCTTTACTGGTCTGATGGACAAAGTGGGCGTGGAGCGCCGCCTGCTCACCGCCGGTTCGAACAAGGGAATGCTCGATCCGTTTTCGCCCGTGTCTCCGCAACAGAAGCAATACGCGCAAGAGATGCTGGACCAGGTGCACCAGCAGTTCATCGACGTGGTTAAGCAGGGGCGCGGCAACCGACTGAAGGATGATCCCACGCTATTCACCGGCCTGTTCTGGACGGGCGCCAAGGCCGTCGATCTGGGTTTGGCCGACGCGATCGGTAGCTCGGATTTCGTCGCTCGCAGCGTCATCAAGGCGCCGGACGTGGTGGACTACACCGTCAAGGAAAACTTCGCCTCGCGCGTGGCGCGCAAGCTCGGCACGGCGATGGGAGCGGGCGCAGTCAAGGCGCTGGCCACTACGGGCCAGCTCAAGCTGCTGATGAAGGAGTAG
- a CDS encoding SAM-dependent methyltransferase: MPGTLYLIPNTLGSRDAADPLPDVIPAGVQQITARLDYIVAEHAKTARALLKKLAETTPLARPLQEITIRELNVKTPESELEALLAPVIAGQDAGLMSEAGVPAVADPGANLVRLAHRRGVRVKPLVGPSSILLAVMASGLNGQSFAFNGYLPVDAAERKSKLRALEQLSRSAAQTQVFIETPYRNGALLEAIQAGCAPSTLLSIAVDLTLPSEQVVTLPVSDWRADRMNLHKRPAIFSLLAR, from the coding sequence ATGCCCGGTACGCTTTACCTCATTCCGAACACGCTTGGCTCACGCGATGCAGCGGACCCGCTGCCTGACGTGATTCCGGCCGGCGTACAGCAGATCACCGCGCGGCTCGACTATATCGTCGCTGAACACGCCAAGACGGCGCGAGCGCTGCTCAAGAAGCTGGCCGAGACGACGCCGCTGGCACGTCCGCTGCAAGAAATCACCATTCGCGAACTGAACGTCAAAACGCCTGAATCGGAACTGGAAGCACTGTTGGCGCCGGTGATTGCGGGCCAGGACGCGGGGCTGATGTCGGAAGCCGGCGTGCCGGCGGTGGCCGATCCGGGCGCGAATCTCGTGCGCCTCGCGCACCGACGCGGCGTGCGCGTCAAGCCGCTGGTGGGGCCGAGTTCGATTCTGCTGGCGGTGATGGCGTCCGGGCTGAACGGCCAGAGCTTTGCATTCAACGGCTATTTGCCGGTCGATGCGGCCGAGCGCAAATCCAAGCTTCGCGCGCTGGAACAGCTTTCACGCTCAGCCGCCCAAACACAGGTGTTCATTGAAACGCCCTACCGCAATGGCGCGTTGCTCGAGGCCATTCAGGCCGGTTGTGCGCCGAGTACGTTGCTGTCGATTGCAGTGGATCTGACGCTGCCCAGCGAGCAGGTTGTCACGCTACCCGTGAGCGACTGGCGCGCCGACCGCATGAACCTGCATAAGCGGCCGGCAATCTTCTCGCTGCTGGCGCGATAG
- a CDS encoding Maf-like protein: MTSASRPPLILASSSPYRRELLERLRLPFEIVVPNIDETPAPDESPDQTALRLARQKAEKVAADYPGALVIGSDQVATLDGKQVGKPGDHTRALAQLHWMRGRTVTFHSALCLYDGRTGHHQSEDIRTLATFRELSDEELDAYLHLEHPYDVAGSAKSEGLGIALLERVESSDPTALVGLPLIALTTMLRNARYPLFA; this comes from the coding sequence ATGACTTCTGCATCGCGTCCGCCGCTCATTCTGGCCTCCAGCTCACCATATCGGAGGGAATTGCTCGAACGCCTGCGCCTGCCGTTTGAGATCGTGGTGCCGAACATTGATGAGACGCCCGCCCCGGACGAGTCACCAGACCAGACCGCTCTGCGCCTGGCTCGGCAGAAGGCAGAGAAGGTCGCAGCAGACTATCCGGGCGCGCTGGTCATCGGCTCCGATCAGGTCGCGACGCTTGATGGCAAGCAGGTCGGCAAACCGGGTGACCACACCCGCGCACTGGCGCAATTGCACTGGATGCGCGGACGCACCGTCACATTCCATTCAGCGTTGTGCCTGTACGACGGCCGGACCGGGCACCACCAGAGCGAGGACATCCGCACGCTGGCGACCTTCCGGGAACTTTCCGATGAGGAGTTGGACGCCTACTTGCATTTAGAACACCCGTACGACGTTGCCGGGAGCGCCAAATCGGAAGGCCTCGGCATCGCCCTGCTCGAGCGCGTCGAGTCGTCGGACCCGACTGCGCTGGTGGGTCTGCCGCTAATCGCGCTGACGACCATGCTGCGCAACGCTCGCTACCCGCTCTTCGCCTGA
- a CDS encoding YceD family protein: protein MDFRTFDLFAFIRAGEPASGTVSLTEMPRLLAEQAADAPADANTPFSWHLQGLVREEATAGQLPRQRLFVDLEVEGAVWLQCQRCLKAYEQPLPVRTRLEVMRSEAEADAAPLDDDEADVIVGSRHFDLITQIEDELLLALPVSPRHAVCPDEVLPEEAEAEKKPSPFAVLANLKTKH from the coding sequence GTGGATTTTCGTACATTCGATCTTTTCGCGTTCATTCGCGCGGGTGAGCCAGCAAGCGGTACGGTCTCTCTGACCGAGATGCCTCGCCTGCTGGCCGAGCAAGCCGCCGATGCCCCCGCTGACGCCAACACGCCGTTCAGTTGGCACTTGCAGGGTCTGGTGCGCGAGGAGGCTACCGCGGGCCAGTTGCCGCGTCAGCGTCTCTTCGTGGATCTTGAAGTGGAGGGTGCAGTCTGGCTGCAATGCCAGCGATGCCTCAAAGCTTACGAGCAGCCGCTCCCGGTGCGCACGCGCCTGGAAGTCATGCGTTCGGAAGCCGAGGCAGACGCCGCTCCGCTGGACGACGACGAGGCTGACGTGATCGTCGGCTCGCGACATTTTGATCTGATCACGCAGATCGAGGATGAGCTGTTGCTGGCGTTGCCGGTGTCGCCGCGTCATGCCGTCTGTCCGGATGAGGTGTTGCCGGAAGAGGCTGAAGCCGAAAAGAAGCCGTCGCCGTTCGCGGTGCTGGCCAACCTGAAGACCAAACATTAG
- the rpmF gene encoding 50S ribosomal protein L32, producing the protein MAVQQNKKSPSKRGMHRSHDFLTAAPIAVEPTTGEVHLRHHVSPNGYYRGRKVVKTKND; encoded by the coding sequence ATGGCTGTTCAACAAAACAAGAAGTCGCCGTCCAAGCGCGGCATGCATCGTTCGCACGATTTCCTGACGGCGGCCCCGATCGCTGTCGAGCCGACCACCGGCGAAGTGCACTTGCGTCACCACGTGAGCCCGAATGGCTACTATCGTGGTCGCAAGGTCGTGAAGACCAAGAACGACTGA
- the plsX gene encoding phosphate acyltransferase PlsX: MTIKLAIDCMGGDHGVGVTIPAAIHFLAAHEDVEMLLVGQPDAIAAQLKRLHATANPRVHVVPASEVVSMDDPVEVALRKKKDSSMRVAINQLKEGAAQACVSAGNTGALMAVSRYVLKTLDGIDRPAIATAIPNEKGAGTTVLDLGANADCEPEHLLQFAQMASAMVSVVEQKPRPTVGLLNIGEEVIKGNEVVKQAGELLRASDLNFFGNVEGNDIFKGTTDIVVCDGFVGNVALKSTEGLAKMIGEMLRQEFSRSWFTKLLAVVALPVLTRFKRRVDHRRYNGAALLGLRGLVIKSHGSADAYAFEWAIKRAYDAAANGVIARIAQAFESHHDAAGAAPVSTSTPAADAA; encoded by the coding sequence ATGACCATCAAGCTTGCCATCGACTGCATGGGTGGCGATCACGGCGTTGGCGTGACAATCCCTGCAGCGATCCATTTTCTCGCCGCACACGAAGACGTCGAAATGCTGCTCGTCGGGCAGCCCGATGCCATCGCGGCGCAGCTCAAGCGACTCCACGCCACCGCGAACCCGCGCGTCCACGTCGTTCCCGCCTCCGAGGTGGTGTCGATGGACGATCCGGTCGAGGTCGCGTTGCGCAAGAAGAAAGATTCTTCAATGCGCGTGGCCATCAATCAGCTCAAGGAAGGCGCCGCTCAGGCGTGCGTTTCCGCCGGCAACACCGGCGCGTTGATGGCCGTGTCCCGTTACGTTCTCAAGACGTTGGACGGCATTGACCGCCCGGCGATCGCCACGGCCATCCCGAACGAGAAGGGCGCAGGCACCACCGTGCTGGATCTTGGTGCCAACGCTGACTGCGAGCCCGAGCACCTGCTGCAATTCGCGCAGATGGCCTCGGCGATGGTGTCGGTGGTCGAGCAGAAGCCGCGTCCAACGGTCGGTCTGCTCAACATCGGCGAAGAAGTCATCAAGGGCAACGAGGTCGTCAAGCAGGCGGGTGAGCTGCTGCGCGCCTCCGATCTCAACTTCTTCGGCAACGTTGAAGGCAACGACATCTTCAAGGGTACGACCGACATCGTTGTCTGCGACGGCTTTGTCGGCAACGTGGCGCTCAAAAGCACCGAAGGACTGGCCAAGATGATCGGTGAGATGCTGCGCCAGGAATTCAGCCGCTCGTGGTTCACCAAGTTGCTTGCTGTCGTGGCGCTGCCGGTGCTGACGCGTTTCAAACGGCGCGTGGATCATCGGCGCTACAATGGCGCCGCGCTGCTCGGTCTGCGTGGTCTGGTCATCAAGAGCCACGGCTCGGCCGACGCCTACGCGTTCGAATGGGCCATCAAGCGTGCCTACGACGCCGCGGCCAACGGCGTGATCGCCCGCATTGCGCAGGCGTTCGAATCGCACCATGACGCAGCGGGCGCTGCGCCGGTCTCCACTTCCACTCCGGCCGCCGACGCGGCTTGA
- a CDS encoding beta-ketoacyl-ACP synthase III — MTRFARIIGTGSYLPPKRVTNDELAAQLAEKGIETSDEWIVSRSGIRARHFAEPDVTCSDLAVRAAERAIEAAGIDRSELDLILVATSTPDFVFPSTACLVQQKLGITNGCAAFDVQAVCSGFVYALATADKFIRSGAYRNVLVIGSEVFSRIIDFTDRTTCVLFGDGAGAVVLQASDEPGILSTALHADGSHANILCVPGNVAAGAIQGSAFLYMDGQAVFKLAVTVLDKVAREALAAAELDASQVDWLIPHQANIRIMQGTTKKLGLSNERLIVTVDEHGNTSAASIPLALDVAVRDGRIQRGQHVMLEGVGGGFTWGAALLRF; from the coding sequence ATGACACGTTTCGCAAGGATCATCGGTACGGGCAGCTACTTGCCGCCCAAGCGGGTTACCAATGACGAACTGGCGGCCCAGTTGGCCGAGAAGGGTATTGAGACGAGCGACGAATGGATCGTCTCGCGCAGCGGCATTCGGGCGCGTCATTTCGCCGAGCCGGATGTTACGTGCAGCGACCTCGCCGTGAGGGCGGCCGAGCGCGCGATCGAAGCCGCCGGCATCGATCGCTCCGAACTCGACCTGATCCTGGTGGCGACGTCCACGCCGGATTTCGTGTTCCCAAGCACGGCGTGCCTGGTGCAGCAGAAGCTCGGCATCACCAACGGGTGCGCCGCGTTCGACGTGCAGGCCGTGTGTTCCGGCTTCGTCTACGCGCTGGCAACGGCCGACAAATTTATCCGCTCGGGTGCCTATCGCAACGTGCTGGTGATTGGCTCCGAAGTCTTCTCGCGCATCATCGATTTCACCGATCGCACCACTTGTGTGCTGTTTGGCGATGGCGCTGGCGCCGTGGTGCTGCAGGCTTCTGACGAGCCGGGCATCCTGTCGACTGCGCTGCATGCTGACGGCAGCCACGCCAACATCCTGTGCGTGCCGGGCAACGTGGCCGCGGGCGCAATCCAGGGCAGCGCCTTCCTCTACATGGATGGTCAGGCTGTCTTCAAGCTGGCCGTCACGGTGCTCGACAAGGTTGCCCGTGAAGCACTGGCAGCAGCGGAACTCGATGCCTCGCAAGTCGACTGGTTGATCCCGCACCAGGCGAACATCCGCATCATGCAGGGCACGACCAAGAAGCTGGGCCTCTCGAACGAGCGCCTGATCGTGACCGTCGATGAACATGGCAACACGTCTGCAGCCTCGATTCCGCTGGCGCTCGACGTTGCTGTGCGCGACGGCCGCATCCAGCGCGGCCAGCATGTGATGCTCGAGGGCGTGGGCGGCGGCTTCACCTGGGGCGCCGCGCTGCTGCGCTTCTGA
- the fabD gene encoding ACP S-malonyltransferase: MTFAFVFPGQGSQSVGMLNAFADHPAVAATLAEASDALGQDIGKLIAEGPAEELNLTTNTQPVMLTAAVAVYRAWQAAGGPTPTVVAGHSLGEYSALVAAGAIAFKDAVPLVRFRAKAMQEAVPVGEGGMAAILGLSDDDVRAACAEASVAGVVEAVNFNAPAQVVIAGAKAAVEKACEIAKAKGAKRALPLPVSAPFHSSLLKPASDRLREYLANVTVNAPVIPVINNVDVAVVSDPAAIKDALVRQAASPVRWVETVQKMKGDGITRVVECGPGKVLAGLVKRIDGEIVGDAIFDPASLEAVLGQLK, from the coding sequence ATGACATTCGCTTTCGTCTTCCCCGGCCAGGGTTCGCAATCGGTCGGCATGCTCAATGCGTTTGCCGATCATCCGGCCGTGGCGGCCACGCTGGCCGAGGCGTCCGACGCGCTGGGCCAGGACATCGGCAAGCTGATCGCCGAAGGCCCGGCTGAAGAGCTGAACCTGACCACCAACACGCAGCCGGTCATGCTGACGGCTGCCGTTGCAGTCTATCGTGCATGGCAGGCCGCCGGTGGCCCGACGCCCACCGTCGTGGCCGGCCATAGCCTCGGCGAGTATTCGGCGCTGGTCGCCGCGGGTGCCATCGCGTTCAAAGACGCTGTACCGCTGGTGCGTTTCCGTGCCAAGGCGATGCAGGAAGCTGTACCGGTGGGCGAGGGCGGTATGGCTGCGATCCTCGGCCTGTCGGACGATGATGTGCGCGCCGCATGCGCAGAAGCTTCGGTCGCAGGCGTCGTCGAAGCCGTGAACTTCAATGCGCCGGCCCAGGTGGTGATCGCCGGTGCCAAGGCGGCCGTTGAGAAGGCTTGCGAAATCGCCAAGGCCAAGGGTGCCAAGCGCGCGCTGCCGCTGCCGGTGTCGGCGCCGTTCCACTCGTCGCTGCTCAAGCCGGCGTCGGATCGCCTTCGCGAGTATCTCGCCAACGTGACGGTCAATGCCCCGGTGATCCCCGTCATCAACAACGTGGACGTGGCCGTGGTGAGCGACCCGGCTGCCATCAAGGATGCGCTGGTGCGTCAGGCAGCATCGCCGGTGCGCTGGGTCGAGACCGTGCAGAAGATGAAGGGTGACGGCATCACCCGCGTGGTCGAATGCGGCCCGGGCAAGGTGCTGGCCGGCCTGGTCAAGCGTATCGATGGCGAGATCGTCGGTGACGCGATCTTTGATCCGGCGTCGCTGGAAGCTGTGCTGGGCCAACTCAAATAA
- the fabG gene encoding 3-oxoacyl-ACP reductase FabG, with protein MTQALNNQVALVTGASRGIGRAIALELARQGATVVGTATSEAGAQAITAYFAEAGVKGRGVVLNVNDAARGEAVIEETIKTHGGLNILVNNAGITQDNLAMRMKDDEWVSVIDTNLSAVFRLSRAVLRPMMKARGGRIINITSVVGSAGNPGQANYAAAKAGVEGMSRALAREIGSRNITVNCIAPGFIDTDMTKVLSEEQHTALKAQIPLGRLGAPEDIASAVAFLASPAAGYITGSTLHVNGGMYMG; from the coding sequence ATGACCCAGGCATTGAACAATCAGGTCGCGCTCGTTACCGGCGCCTCACGCGGCATCGGTCGAGCCATCGCGTTGGAACTGGCACGCCAGGGTGCGACGGTGGTCGGTACGGCCACGTCTGAAGCCGGAGCGCAAGCCATCACGGCTTACTTTGCCGAAGCCGGCGTCAAGGGCAGGGGCGTGGTGCTCAACGTGAATGACGCCGCGCGCGGCGAGGCCGTCATCGAGGAAACCATCAAGACGCACGGCGGCCTGAACATTCTCGTCAACAATGCCGGCATCACGCAGGACAACCTGGCGATGCGCATGAAGGACGACGAGTGGGTGTCCGTCATCGATACGAACCTCTCCGCCGTGTTCCGCCTGTCGCGCGCCGTGCTGCGCCCGATGATGAAGGCACGCGGTGGCCGTATCATCAACATCACTTCGGTGGTGGGCTCGGCCGGCAACCCGGGTCAAGCCAACTACGCCGCGGCCAAGGCGGGCGTGGAGGGCATGTCCCGCGCGCTGGCACGTGAGATCGGCAGTCGTAACATCACCGTGAACTGTATCGCGCCGGGCTTTATCGACACTGACATGACGAAGGTCCTGTCCGAAGAGCAACATACCGCGCTGAAGGCGCAGATTCCGCTGGGCCGCCTGGGCGCTCCGGAAGACATCGCCAGCGCAGTTGCCTTCCTGGCGTCACCGGCGGCGGGCTACATTACCGGCTCGACGCTGCACGTCAACGGCGGCATGTACATGGGATAA
- the acpP gene encoding acyl carrier protein gives MDNIDARVKKIVAEQLGVAEADIKNESSFVNDLGADSLDTVELVMALEDEFGMEIPDEEAEKITTVQQAIDYATAHVKA, from the coding sequence ATGGACAACATCGACGCACGCGTTAAGAAGATCGTTGCTGAGCAACTCGGCGTAGCCGAAGCAGACATCAAGAACGAATCGTCGTTCGTGAACGATCTGGGCGCGGATTCGCTCGATACGGTTGAGCTGGTGATGGCTCTGGAAGACGAGTTCGGTATGGAAATCCCGGACGAAGAAGCCGAGAAGATCACCACGGTGCAGCAAGCCATCGATTACGCGACCGCCCACGTCAAGGCGTAA
- the fabF gene encoding beta-ketoacyl-ACP synthase II, producing MSRRRVVVTGLGLVSPVGNSVAEGWANLVAGKSGIATITKFDPSNLAVHFAGEVKGFNAEEYIPAKEARNMDTFIHYGIAAGVQALKDSGLEVTEANAERIGVLVGSGIGGLPMIEDTHQTYVDRGPRRISPFFVPGSIINMISGHLSIMFGLKGPNLAAVTACTTGLHSIGLAARLIQAGDADAMVAGGAESTVSPLGIGGFAAARALSTRNDDPATASRPWDKDRDGFVLGEGAGVMVLEEYESAKARGATIYAEVAGFGMSGDAFHMTAPNMDGPRRCMLNALRDAGMNADQVHYLNAHGTSTPLGDKNESEAIKAAFGDHAAKIVVNSTKSMTGHLLGGAGGLESVFTVLALHNQVSPPTINIFNQDPECDLDYCANTARDMKIDVAVKNNFGFGGTNGTLVFKRP from the coding sequence GTGAGCCGTCGTCGCGTAGTCGTAACCGGCCTGGGGCTGGTCTCTCCGGTGGGGAACTCGGTCGCCGAGGGGTGGGCCAATCTGGTCGCCGGCAAGTCCGGGATCGCCACCATCACCAAATTCGATCCGTCGAACCTGGCCGTGCATTTCGCCGGCGAGGTGAAGGGTTTCAACGCCGAGGAGTACATCCCGGCGAAGGAAGCCCGCAACATGGATACGTTCATCCATTACGGCATTGCTGCCGGCGTGCAGGCGCTCAAGGACAGCGGGCTGGAAGTGACCGAAGCCAATGCGGAGCGCATTGGTGTGCTAGTCGGTTCCGGTATCGGCGGTCTGCCGATGATCGAAGATACACACCAGACCTACGTCGACCGCGGTCCGCGTCGTATTTCGCCGTTCTTTGTGCCGGGTTCGATCATCAACATGATTTCCGGCCATCTGAGCATCATGTTTGGCCTGAAGGGGCCGAATCTGGCAGCCGTTACGGCGTGTACGACCGGTTTGCACAGCATTGGTCTGGCTGCGCGTCTCATCCAGGCGGGCGATGCCGACGCGATGGTGGCCGGCGGTGCCGAATCGACCGTTTCGCCGCTGGGCATTGGTGGCTTTGCTGCCGCCCGTGCGCTGTCCACGCGCAACGATGATCCGGCTACGGCCTCCCGTCCCTGGGATAAGGACCGCGACGGCTTCGTCCTTGGCGAAGGTGCGGGTGTGATGGTGCTGGAAGAATACGAGTCGGCGAAGGCTCGCGGCGCCACGATTTATGCAGAAGTTGCCGGCTTCGGCATGAGCGGTGACGCTTTCCACATGACGGCACCGAACATGGACGGCCCTCGCCGCTGCATGCTGAACGCACTGCGCGATGCTGGCATGAACGCAGATCAGGTCCATTACCTGAATGCGCACGGCACGTCCACGCCGCTCGGCGACAAGAACGAATCCGAAGCCATCAAGGCGGCTTTTGGCGATCACGCGGCCAAGATCGTCGTGAACTCCACAAAGTCTATGACCGGTCACTTGCTGGGTGGCGCGGGCGGTTTGGAGTCGGTGTTTACGGTGCTCGCGCTGCATAATCAGGTATCGCCGCCGACCATCAACATTTTCAACCAAGACCCCGAGTGCGATCTGGATTACTGCGCGAACACCGCGCGGGACATGAAGATCGACGTGGCCGTGAAGAACAACTTCGGCTTCGGCGGGACGAACGGTACGCTGGTGTTCAAGCGCCCGTAA